Proteins encoded within one genomic window of Nitrospirota bacterium:
- the flgC gene encoding flagellar basal body rod protein FlgC produces MEVFGVFKVSASGLEAQRERMNTIASNLANIHTTQTKEGGPYKRHDVVFQTALLDPDIRNHTEGVRVAQIYEDPNPPMMVYDPSHPDANQDGYVAMPNINVVEEMVNMMMATRAYEANVAAFNTSKSMFLKTLDIGK; encoded by the coding sequence ATGGAAGTATTTGGCGTATTTAAGGTAAGTGCATCGGGACTTGAGGCACAACGTGAGCGTATGAACACGATAGCCTCAAACCTGGCCAACATTCACACAACGCAGACAAAAGAAGGCGGCCCGTATAAAAGGCACGACGTTGTGTTTCAGACAGCTTTGTTGGACCCGGATATAAGGAACCACACCGAGGGGGTAAGGGTTGCGCAGATATACGAGGACCCTAATCCTCCCATGATGGTCTATGATCCGTCCCATCCCGATGCTAATCAGGACGGCTATGTGGCCATGCCAAACATAAATGTGGTAGAGGAAATGGTCAACATGATGATGGCCACCAGAGCGTATGAGGCAAATGTAGCTGCTTTTAACACGTCTAAGAGCATGTTTTTGAAAACTTTGGATATTGGGAAATAA
- the fliF gene encoding flagellar M-ring protein FliF, translating into MADIKLLIEKVKNWPDKKKAVMAGFVVLGLAAIIVIFAWSQKVPYQVLFSNLADEDAGKIVAKLKDLKVPYKVTQNSIMVPQEKVHELRIQLATAGLPQGTGVGFEIFDKPDFQATDFVQKLNYRRALEGELARTIASLEEIDKAKVHLAIPEKSLFVKDKELPTASIVVNLKQKKALTQEQIQGIVHLVSSSVEGLIPNNITVLNSQGELLTRPTDELIGLTATQLEYQRKIEKELQQRIGEILGPVVGREKVKARVSLELDFAKTEKTEEKFDPEGSVVRSEQSMKEKSVTTGPGGIPGVQSNLPGKTPLQGAGMQTSTQKQSETTNYEISKVVSHVTGPYGSVKRISAAVLVDGIYKEKTAPKDAKKKDTTAPEQVYVPRTDVELKQYGDLVKKAIGYTEKRGDEVTVINMPFGGIPKEEPEKRDYVKDSVMLAKYLAPVLLALLFIIFVVRPIMKSLTEPPQAPDLPKLKPMPELIEKQAKQSQKQLEPERERDVSMPPEEEPGILQDLNDWAKWVQDNPNQASQIVREWMEHEEA; encoded by the coding sequence ATGGCTGACATTAAACTTTTAATTGAAAAGGTAAAAAATTGGCCTGACAAAAAAAAGGCCGTAATGGCTGGTTTTGTGGTGTTAGGTCTGGCCGCTATAATAGTAATATTTGCGTGGAGCCAGAAGGTGCCCTACCAGGTCTTGTTTTCCAATTTAGCCGACGAGGATGCAGGTAAAATTGTTGCTAAACTCAAAGACCTGAAAGTTCCGTACAAGGTCACCCAAAACAGCATAATGGTGCCGCAGGAAAAAGTCCATGAACTCAGAATTCAACTTGCCACAGCCGGGCTTCCGCAAGGCACAGGAGTAGGGTTTGAGATTTTCGATAAACCTGATTTTCAAGCCACTGATTTTGTCCAAAAATTAAACTACAGGAGAGCGCTTGAAGGAGAGCTTGCAAGAACCATAGCCTCGCTTGAGGAAATAGATAAGGCAAAAGTACATCTTGCAATACCCGAAAAATCCCTCTTTGTTAAAGACAAAGAACTGCCCACAGCCTCAATCGTAGTGAATTTAAAACAGAAAAAGGCACTGACGCAGGAACAGATACAGGGTATTGTGCATCTTGTGTCAAGCAGTGTTGAAGGCCTTATCCCAAACAACATCACAGTGTTAAACAGCCAGGGGGAACTTCTGACACGTCCGACCGATGAATTGATAGGTCTTACAGCCACACAGCTTGAGTATCAGCGTAAGATTGAAAAAGAGCTGCAACAGCGAATCGGCGAGATTTTGGGACCGGTTGTGGGACGGGAAAAGGTCAAGGCCCGGGTCAGTCTTGAGCTGGATTTTGCAAAAACCGAAAAGACTGAGGAAAAATTTGACCCGGAGGGAAGCGTTGTCCGCAGTGAGCAGTCAATGAAGGAAAAATCTGTAACGACAGGCCCGGGCGGAATTCCGGGGGTTCAGTCCAACCTTCCCGGTAAAACCCCCCTGCAGGGCGCCGGAATGCAGACCTCTACTCAGAAACAAAGTGAAACCACAAACTACGAAATATCCAAAGTGGTAAGCCATGTGACAGGCCCCTATGGTTCTGTAAAGAGAATATCAGCGGCAGTATTGGTTGACGGTATATATAAAGAAAAGACGGCTCCAAAGGATGCAAAGAAGAAGGATACAACCGCTCCGGAGCAGGTATATGTACCCCGAACCGATGTTGAGCTTAAACAGTACGGAGACCTGGTAAAGAAAGCGATTGGCTACACTGAAAAGCGCGGTGATGAGGTAACTGTAATAAATATGCCATTTGGCGGAATTCCTAAGGAGGAGCCTGAAAAGCGCGATTATGTCAAAGACAGCGTGATGCTTGCAAAGTATTTGGCTCCGGTGTTGCTTGCGCTGCTTTTTATAATCTTTGTGGTGCGTCCGATTATGAAGTCTCTTACAGAGCCGCCTCAGGCCCCTGACTTACCAAAACTCAAACCCATGCCGGAGCTTATAGAAAAGCAGGCAAAACAGTCACAAAAACAGCTTGAGCCTGAAAGAGAACGAGATGTGTCAATGCCTCCGGAGGAGGAACCAGGGATATTACAAGACTTAAACGACTGGGCTAAGTGGGTACAGGATAACCCCAACCAGGCATCCCAGATTGTAAGGGAATGGATGGAACACGAGGAGGCGTAA
- a CDS encoding FliI/YscN family ATPase, whose product MQAVDLDSYLETVNKSNPVRVYGRVVEITGILIKCTGVNAAVGETCLIYSDSGASLDAEVVGFKDGRMLLMAIGDISLVRPGSRVRAMGRKVSVRVGTGLISRVISESGEPLDSKGPIYASHYPLYSTLVNPLQRERIREAIDLGISAINGLFTIGKGQRIGIMAGAGVGKSVLLGMMAKYTRADLNVISLIGERNREVREFIERDLGPEGMKRSVVVVTTSEQSPVAKVRNAFVATAIADYFRAEGKDVLLFMDSLTRVAMAQREIGLATGEPPASKGYTPSVFALLPKLLERAGTIKGKGSITGLYTVLVEGDDLTDPVADIATSILDGHIVLSRELAMENHYPAINILRSISRVMPDIIEEKHKTSAGKFIETMAVYKRFEDMINLGAYKEGSNQKVDFALSMIDRLNGFLRQSMTEARDFNTTLDLLYKLF is encoded by the coding sequence ATGCAGGCGGTTGACCTTGATTCGTACCTTGAAACTGTAAACAAATCCAACCCTGTCAGGGTATATGGCAGAGTGGTTGAGATAACCGGAATTCTCATAAAGTGCACCGGTGTAAATGCAGCTGTGGGAGAAACCTGTTTGATATACTCAGATAGCGGCGCTTCTTTGGATGCCGAGGTGGTAGGGTTTAAAGACGGCAGGATGCTTCTTATGGCAATAGGGGATATATCTTTGGTAAGGCCTGGCTCCAGAGTCAGGGCTATGGGACGTAAGGTATCGGTGCGTGTGGGGACTGGACTTATAAGCCGCGTAATCAGCGAATCAGGGGAGCCTCTGGATAGTAAAGGACCGATATATGCATCGCACTATCCGCTTTACTCAACACTGGTTAATCCGCTTCAAAGGGAACGAATCAGAGAGGCCATAGACCTTGGGATTTCAGCGATAAACGGACTTTTTACAATTGGTAAAGGACAGCGTATAGGCATAATGGCGGGTGCCGGAGTGGGCAAGAGTGTTCTTCTGGGTATGATGGCAAAATATACGCGTGCGGATTTAAACGTAATCTCTCTGATAGGTGAAAGAAACCGTGAGGTGAGGGAGTTTATAGAGCGCGACCTTGGGCCTGAGGGAATGAAACGTTCCGTAGTTGTCGTTACAACCTCCGAGCAGTCACCAGTGGCTAAAGTAAGAAACGCCTTTGTAGCAACGGCAATTGCTGATTACTTCAGGGCAGAGGGTAAAGATGTACTTCTTTTTATGGACTCTCTGACCAGAGTTGCAATGGCTCAAAGGGAGATAGGGCTTGCTACAGGTGAGCCCCCTGCCTCTAAGGGATACACGCCTTCAGTGTTTGCGCTTTTACCAAAACTGCTAGAGCGTGCTGGAACGATAAAGGGTAAGGGGAGCATCACAGGGCTGTACACAGTGCTTGTGGAGGGCGATGATCTGACTGACCCTGTAGCCGATATTGCCACTTCAATCCTTGACGGCCACATTGTCCTTTCCAGAGAGCTTGCCATGGAAAACCACTACCCGGCCATAAATATTCTCCGTTCAATCAGCAGGGTAATGCCTGATATAATAGAAGAGAAGCACAAAACGTCAGCCGGCAAATTTATAGAAACCATGGCTGTTTATAAGAGATTTGAGGATATGATAAACCTTGGAGCCTACAAAGAGGGGTCAAATCAAAAGGTGGATTTTGCACTTTCTATGATAGACAGATTAAACGGCTTTTTAAGGCAGTCCATGACCGAGGCCAGAGATTTTAATACCACATTAGACTTACTTTACAAGCTTTTTTAG
- the fliE gene encoding flagellar hook-basal body complex protein FliE, whose product MADFSKITGTNFAQELNKQTPAATTNDSSAGGGFDNVLKDALTKVNNIQKEADKAIDDLASGGDINNAVLAMEKADMSFQIMQEVRNKLLSAYEEVMRMQV is encoded by the coding sequence ATGGCTGATTTTAGTAAAATTACCGGAACAAACTTTGCTCAGGAGCTTAACAAACAAACCCCTGCTGCCACTACTAATGACAGCAGTGCCGGAGGGGGATTTGACAATGTTTTAAAAGATGCCCTGACAAAGGTAAATAATATCCAGAAGGAGGCGGATAAGGCTATAGATGATCTGGCCTCAGGGGGAGATATTAACAATGCTGTGCTTGCCATGGAGAAAGCCGACATGTCTTTTCAGATTATGCAAGAGGTGAGAAACAAGCTTCTTAGTGCCTATGAAGAGGTCATGAGGATGCAGGTATAG
- the fliG gene encoding flagellar motor switch protein FliG, whose translation MAMQLTGYEKAAIFLTAIGEDAAAEIMKTLDMKEIGKIASVMTKIKSLKEDEVKAVFQEASKKVEKGEMYMGGNDYVKNMLIKGLDEKTAKKIMEKAAIEATLENLKKVDAKKLTNFLLTEHPQTIALILSLLDPGQAAIVLQTLPKSLKVDVAMRMATTEGIPMDAIEEIEDVLKSELDLERGEGIKVGGVKKVAQILNSIDKATEELILENIESHDYELADAIRQFMFVFEDLTRLDDRGIQMVLKEVSTEDLSLALKTASEGLKEKVFKNMSKRAAEILKDEMESKGPVRVSEVEKSQQSIIKIARKLSEEGKIILPGSSEEEQLV comes from the coding sequence ATGGCAATGCAATTAACCGGTTACGAGAAAGCCGCAATATTTTTGACCGCAATTGGCGAGGATGCCGCTGCCGAGATTATGAAAACTCTCGACATGAAAGAGATAGGCAAGATTGCCAGTGTCATGACAAAAATAAAATCCCTGAAAGAAGATGAAGTGAAGGCGGTTTTTCAAGAGGCCTCCAAGAAGGTGGAAAAAGGCGAAATGTATATGGGCGGTAACGATTACGTAAAAAATATGTTAATCAAAGGCCTTGATGAAAAAACCGCCAAAAAAATAATGGAAAAGGCCGCAATTGAGGCCACCCTTGAAAACTTAAAGAAAGTGGATGCTAAAAAACTCACTAACTTTCTTCTTACCGAACACCCGCAGACAATTGCTCTGATTCTAAGCTTACTTGACCCCGGGCAGGCTGCCATTGTGCTTCAAACCCTGCCTAAGTCGTTAAAAGTGGATGTGGCTATGCGAATGGCAACTACTGAGGGAATACCAATGGACGCCATCGAGGAGATTGAGGATGTGCTTAAGAGTGAGCTTGATCTTGAACGCGGAGAGGGAATAAAGGTCGGAGGCGTTAAAAAGGTAGCTCAGATTCTAAACTCAATAGATAAAGCAACTGAGGAGTTGATTCTTGAAAACATAGAAAGCCATGACTATGAACTTGCCGATGCGATAAGACAGTTTATGTTCGTATTTGAAGACCTTACGAGACTTGATGACAGAGGAATTCAGATGGTTCTTAAAGAGGTAAGCACGGAGGATCTGTCGCTTGCGCTTAAAACTGCCTCAGAGGGGCTCAAAGAAAAGGTGTTTAAGAACATGTCAAAGAGGGCGGCAGAAATTCTCAAAGATGAGATGGAGTCAAAGGGGCCTGTAAGGGTGTCAGAGGTTGAAAAATCACAGCAAAGCATAATTAAGATAGCCAGAAAACTCAGTGAAGAGGGTAAGATAATACTGCCCGGGAGCTCTGAGGAAGAGCAGCTTGTATAG